From the genome of Coffea eugenioides isolate CCC68of unplaced genomic scaffold, Ceug_1.0 ScVebR1_23;HRSCAF=104, whole genome shotgun sequence, one region includes:
- the LOC113756566 gene encoding uncharacterized protein LOC113756566, translating into MDIEESGIQRKLQLQELEEIRNEAYENAVIYKERNKIFHDQQISRKIFECGQKVLLYHSKLKLFPGKLRSRWIGPFVVTNVFHYGAVEIQSLKTEKKFVVNGHRLKPYYEGVPTERVEMMHLEDSINLV; encoded by the coding sequence ATGGATATTGAGGAGAGCGGAATTCAAAGGAAGTTACAGTTACAGGAGTTGGAGGAGATTCGCAATGAAGCCTATGAGAATGCGGTAATTTATAAGGAGAGGAATAAGatttttcatgaccaacagatcTCAAGGAAGATATTCGAGTGTGGGCAAAAAGTTCTACTGTACCACTCCAAATTGAAGTTATTTCCAGGAAaattacgttctcgttggattggtcctTTTGTGGTGACTAATGTCTTTCACTATGGTGCAGTAGAGATCCAAAGTTTGAAGACTGAGAAGAAATTTGTAgtgaatggtcatcgtctcaagcCGTATTATGAAGGGGTTCCAACTGAACGGGTGGAGATGATGCACTTGGAGGACTCGATTAACTTAGTTTAA